From the genome of Phycodurus eques isolate BA_2022a chromosome 22, UOR_Pequ_1.1, whole genome shotgun sequence, one region includes:
- the rad51ap1 gene encoding RAD51-associated protein 1 isoform X1 — protein MDRPARKINSVNYCESRDIDNDDEDFACVKPPPGKKPKQQEHRNTSSQEATQASHKSRKDLEAAITLSLLTNSNTGGTKQAPPASRGDENTDPASLHRSNCSVDPSLFGLDEISSSGQTNTKEEQRRRPRDADYEPQLSAVGFSESESEEASGEDEEFTGNKSCKKEESDQRKARKRPVCKQERQPPKLKAQPRTASAASPTPRSPPTLKPAVPKAQVSFSPTGSRIPKWNPPGQIGKSPSSSQSPATRSPGQGLRLGLSRRIRVKPLHPSSATN, from the exons ATGGATCGACCGGCGAG GAAGATCAACAGCGTCAATTACTGCGAGTCCAGGGATATCGACAACGACG ATGAGGACTTCGCCTGCGTGAAGCCCCCGCCGGGCAAGAAACCCAAACAACAGGAGCACAGGAACACATCCAGCCAAGAGGCAACCCAGGCGAGCCACAAAAGCAG AAAGGATCTGGAGGCAGCAATTACGCTTTCCTTGCTCACTAACAGTAACACAGGCGGGACAAAGCAAGCGCCTCCTGCCAGTCGAG GTGACGAGAACACAGACCCCGCTTCCCTGCACCGCTCCAACTGTAGTGTGGACCCGTCCCTTTTTG gcTTGGATGAAATCTCCTCCTCCGGTCAGACGAACACCAAAGAGGAGCAAAGGAGACGCCCTCGCGACGCCGACTACGAGCCCCAACTGTCAGCAG tcggcTTTTCAGAATCGGAGAGCGAGGAGGCGTCCGGCGAGGACGAGGAGTTCACTGGGAACAAGAGCTGCAAAAAGGAGGAGAGCGACCAGCGCAAAGCTCGCAAGCGTCCCGTCTGCAAGCAGGAAAGGCAACCGCCCAAGTTGAAAGCGCAACCCAGGACAG CGTCTGCGGCGTCGCCCACGCCGAGAAGCCCCCCGACGCTTAAGCCCGCCGTGCCCAAAGCGCAAGTCTCGTTCAGTCCGACAGGAAGCAGGATTCCCAAATGGAACCCGCCAG GTCAAATCGGAAAAAGTCCGTCTTCATCCCAAAGTCCCGCCACCAGGTCTCCGGGTCAGGGCCTTCGTCTGGGACTGTCGCGGCGCATCAGAGTCAAGCCGCTGCACCCCAGCAGCGCCACCAACTGA
- the rad51ap1 gene encoding RAD51-associated protein 1 isoform X2 — translation MDRPARKINSVNYCESRDIDNDDEDFACVKPPPGKKPKQQEHRNTSSQEATQASHKSRKDLEAAITLSLLTNSNTGGTKQAPPASRGDENTDPASLHRSNCSVDPSLFGLDEISSSGQTNTKEEQRRRPRDADYEPQLSAESESEEASGEDEEFTGNKSCKKEESDQRKARKRPVCKQERQPPKLKAQPRTASAASPTPRSPPTLKPAVPKAQVSFSPTGSRIPKWNPPGQIGKSPSSSQSPATRSPGQGLRLGLSRRIRVKPLHPSSATN, via the exons ATGGATCGACCGGCGAG GAAGATCAACAGCGTCAATTACTGCGAGTCCAGGGATATCGACAACGACG ATGAGGACTTCGCCTGCGTGAAGCCCCCGCCGGGCAAGAAACCCAAACAACAGGAGCACAGGAACACATCCAGCCAAGAGGCAACCCAGGCGAGCCACAAAAGCAG AAAGGATCTGGAGGCAGCAATTACGCTTTCCTTGCTCACTAACAGTAACACAGGCGGGACAAAGCAAGCGCCTCCTGCCAGTCGAG GTGACGAGAACACAGACCCCGCTTCCCTGCACCGCTCCAACTGTAGTGTGGACCCGTCCCTTTTTG gcTTGGATGAAATCTCCTCCTCCGGTCAGACGAACACCAAAGAGGAGCAAAGGAGACGCCCTCGCGACGCCGACTACGAGCCCCAACTGTCAGCAG AATCGGAGAGCGAGGAGGCGTCCGGCGAGGACGAGGAGTTCACTGGGAACAAGAGCTGCAAAAAGGAGGAGAGCGACCAGCGCAAAGCTCGCAAGCGTCCCGTCTGCAAGCAGGAAAGGCAACCGCCCAAGTTGAAAGCGCAACCCAGGACAG CGTCTGCGGCGTCGCCCACGCCGAGAAGCCCCCCGACGCTTAAGCCCGCCGTGCCCAAAGCGCAAGTCTCGTTCAGTCCGACAGGAAGCAGGATTCCCAAATGGAACCCGCCAG GTCAAATCGGAAAAAGTCCGTCTTCATCCCAAAGTCCCGCCACCAGGTCTCCGGGTCAGGGCCTTCGTCTGGGACTGTCGCGGCGCATCAGAGTCAAGCCGCTGCACCCCAGCAGCGCCACCAACTGA